A genome region from Erigeron canadensis isolate Cc75 chromosome 3, C_canadensis_v1, whole genome shotgun sequence includes the following:
- the LOC122592041 gene encoding F-box protein At5g41720-like yields the protein MDSDEMMFEIISRLPLKAFDSIRATSKKLNSLTYDSYLFELHKKRNNIVSGFLVQNMTRNNYINEFVPSPHSTTTDLKFLPRKTRIVATNEQGIAVFEVPHPRHHRMVLYYVCKPATKQVLALPNPKTRFQTTMVAVVTMESNPLHYKILRLSKPKKSPLKSPFTHNCEIFDSKEWAWKWLPPSMLHGDVNIPVHGQPITTSGSIYTLLSNGDILKFDTYSEKQTTFSPPLVIVLIFTKISQSL from the exons ATGGATTCCGACGAGATGATGTTCGAGATTATATCGAGATTGCCTTTGAAGGCATTCGATAGCATCCGTGCTACCAGCAAAAAACTCAATTCGCTCACATACGATTCATATCTTTTTGAGTTACACAAGAAAAGAAACAACATTGTATCCGGTTTTCTTGTACAAAACATGACGAGAAATAACTACATAAACGAGTTTGTACCCTCGCCTCACTCAACCACTACAGATCTCAAGTTTTTGCCTCGTAAAACTCGTATCGTGGCAACAAATGAGCAGGGTATAGCCGTGTTTGAGGTTCCCCATCCTCGACATCATAGGATGGTTTTGTACTATGTCTGTAAACCTGCAACTAAGCAGGTCTTGGCTTTGCCGAATCCAAAAACAAGGTTTCAGACCACTATGGTTGCTGTCGTCACCATGGAATCAAACCCGTTGCATTACAAGATTCTCAGACTGTCTAAACCTAAAAAATC GCCTTTAAAATCCCCCTTCACACATAATTGTGAAATCTTTGATTCAAAAGAATGGGCATGGAAATGGTTACCTCCATCAATGTTACATGGCGACGTCAATATTCCTGTTCACGGACAACCCATCACGACCAGTGGATCCATTTATACCCTATTATCAAACGGTGACATCTTGAAATTCGATACATATTCAGAAAAACAGACAACGTTTTCACCTCCCCTAGTTATCGTCCTGATATTCACAAAGATTTCACAAAGCTTATGA
- the LOC122594553 gene encoding phosphatidylinositol 4-kinase gamma 1-like yields MAVVVDHPHGFKSLAQLPKCRLQSYSHFDTTMHELTHNITTTHTSNLTANFHKSYSTPCLSLATQAKEEFESPNPRIEIISGRKAPRVHALVAEVAIALASGVKPTPVPSGLGGAYYLQSRKGNTIAVVKPADEEPLAFNNPKGFAGRMLGQPGMKRSIRVGETGLRELAAYLLDHGGFAGVPPSALVKICNVPFNVNNTGLASNPPFKITSIQRYVEHDTDAGDLGPSGFSVSSVHRIGILDIRVLNLDRHAGNMLVKNFHGSYVAGMAELIPIDHGFCLPESLDDPYFEWLHWPQALIPFSETEVDYISNLDPFKDAELLRTELPSIRECSVRVFILCTIFLKRATAAGLSLADMGDMMTREFIGGEESWSILENICKNAKANLDMEITTDETDEVKEFEEMFTFDKEFEDSFNSKGDASTHPATDKPLKMFKNSSEGERSKLSDPRLARLLQESDSKDGCGPAGIPILRSVSFAAHNNNHDAGVCVSFEEMKEEEWSSFLEYFEELLPEAFEEKKSMSLLKQRLGNSCEF; encoded by the coding sequence ATGGCTGTAGTCGTTGATCATCCTCATGGATTTAAGTCACTTGCCCAACTCCCAAAATGCCGACTCCAATCTTACTCTCATTTCGATACCACCATGCACGAGCTCACCCATAACATCACCACCACACATACCTCCAATCTCACTGCAAATTTTCACAAAAGCTATTCTACACCATGTCTTTCTTTAGCCACTCAAGCAAAAGAAGAGTTTGAATCACCTAACCCAAGAATTGAAATCATTAGTGGTCGTAAGGCTCCAAGGGTTCATGCTCTAGTAGCCGAGGTTGCCATTGCATTAGCATCTGGGGTCAAACCCACACCAGTACCAAGTGGCCTTGGCGGCGCCTACTATTTGCAATCAAGAAAAGGAAATACCATTGCAGTTGTCAAGCCAGCTGATGAAGAACCACTAGCATTCAACAATCCAAAAGGGTTTGCAGGAAGAATGCTAGGCCAGCCCGGGATGAAACGATCCATCCGGGTAGGTGAAACTGGGCTTAGAGAACTAGCTGCTTATTTGCTTGACCATGGTGGCTTTGCAGGTGTTCCTCCATCAGCACTTGTCAAAATATGTAATGTCCCGTTTAATGTAAACAACACAGGATTGGCTTCAAACCCACCTTTTAAAATCACGTCAATACAACGATATGTAGAACATGATACAGATGCAGGAGATTTGGGCCCCTCTGGCTTTTCAGTTAGTTCTGTTCACCGTATTGGCATACTTGACATTAGGGTCCTTAATCTTGACAGACATGCTGGAAACATGCTTGTGAAGAACTTTCATGGGAGCTATGTCGCTGGGATGGCTGAACTCATCCCAATTGACCACGGGTTTTGTTTACCCGAGTCATTAGATGATCCATATTTTGAATGGTTGCATTGGCCCCAAGCCTTAATTCCATTCTCAGAAACAGAAGTTGATTATATCTCAAATCTTGATCCTTTTAAAGATGCTGAACTTCTTAGAACTGAACTTCCGTCAATTAGGGAGTGCTCTGTACGTGTTTTCATACTTTGTACCATTTTCTTGAAACGGGCAACTGCTGCTGGACTTTCTCTTGCTGATATGGGTGATATGATGACACGGGAGTTCATTGGGGGTGAAGAAAGTTGGAGTATTTtggaaaatatatgtaaaaacgCAAAGGCTAACTTAGACATGGAAATAACAACTGATGAAACAGATGAAGTCAAAGAATTCGAGGAAATGTTTACATTTGACAAGGAGTTTGAAGATAGTTTCAACTCAAAAGGGGATGCTTCAACACATCCGGCAACTGACAAAccattaaaaatgtttaaaaattcaTCAGAAGGAGAAAGGAGTAAGTTAAGTGATCCGCGTCTAGCCAGACTATTACAAGAGAGTGATTCAAAAGATGGTTGTGGCCCAGCCGGGATACCAATACTCAGAAGTGTGAGTTTTGCCGCTCATAACAACAATCATGATGCCGGGGTGTGTGTTTCGTTTGAGGAAATGAAGGAAGAAGAATGGTCGTCGTTCTTGGAATATTTTGAGGAGCTTTTACCAGAGGCTTTCGAAGAGAAAAAGAGTATGAGCTTGTTGAAACAGAGGTTAGGAAATTCTTGTGAATTCTGA
- the LOC122592040 gene encoding uncharacterized protein LOC122592040, with translation MEKRVGSTLIIDEPFEWYDDSSLEVFANAIEAEEAESSTAWSGLKRKVVNRNRWTASQSSEYLCKPTTHDIHRLFEAHEERHHLPGMLGSLDCTHLVWKMRPNEWRGQYKRGDHEYPTIMLEATTSQDLWICYAFFGPLGALNDINMLQQSPLFLPERMGTASYYPFTLNGRIYRRGYYLVYGIYLIWSTFVKAYKYPTNPKEKITNIDIEQEI, from the exons atggaaaaacgTGTTGGTTCCACTTTAATCATCGACGAACCGTTCGAATGGTACGACGATAGTAGTTTAGAGGTGTTTGCGAACGCGATTGAGGCCGAAGAAGCCGAAAGTTCCACGGCATGGTCAGGACTGAAGCGTAAAGTGGTGAACCGCAACCGTTGGACCGCTTCACAAAG CAGCGAATATCTGTGTAAACCAACAACACATGATATCCACCGTTTGTTTGAAGCACACGAAGAGAGGCATCACTTGCCTGGAATGCTCGGTAGTCTAGATTGTACACATCTTGTTTGGAAGATGCGTCCAAACGAGTGGAGGGGTCAATACAAAAGGGGTGATCATGAGTACCCCACTATTATGTTGGAAGCAACGACGTCTCAGGATTTATGGATATGTTACGCCTTTTTTGGTCCTCTGGGTGCTCTAAACGACATCAATATGTTGCAACAATCTCCCTTGTTCCTCCCCGAGCGTATGGGCACTGCTTCTTACTATCCATTCACTCTAAATGGGCGTATTTATAGACGTGGCTACTATCTAGTATATGGCATATATCTTATATGGTCTACGTTTGTTAAAGCGTACAAATACCCTACCAACCCGAAAGAAAAAATAACCAATATAGATATAGAACAGGAGATATAA
- the LOC122592039 gene encoding mediator of RNA polymerase II transcription subunit 15a-like, giving the protein MNTEGSSSNSERAIIDDLDFDIDGILDSWIDDLMDDNCELVMSSGVETMTINPGPCQPIMSTLNSNTNLKGGSANQSQYGIAKEMTSMSSLIPNYSTYISGQVLSAEPIYSYVTNSAAHNSQLGRTTAYSQYHHIQSTQSNQNPPSLQHVFNNNSSQQPLTHALADQSNITFSNQKNEIQYQVGALQNPTLQTQQNPNQQQLQLQQDTGTAASAGFVAPTELYPPAAWREYALTQIRLMKEKYFSDLLKMHRKATQFRNQATHVEASKEYQRVIVFLEKMLTFLSISTDEGLPINNQKTYGYMTQIANYVKYHMDKSVASSQHPEPGGHPSRRHVHPNRRRKLLYNPPPNPSTGVVNLDDMANFNQNYPSRRLQTGRMPSVQNNRSSQIGIDQQPVNNLQRIGSFKAPQPIGLNTSQQVNSGSKNSSVNASGFPVDLPSNTTASNFTSRPLNNQPAAANQKLNLEKMKQPMYKTDEPNESKGGQAMSPLGSKLLNPGHSPQFSRPLTQKPISQQTASPQWSSWLSTVTSSGFDVNHVLSPESIARSPFILSFSPNTSGQSSLSTAESKTLKTPVDPPCKEQGQEEEKPKDPIQRLVDAVKSMSSKAMRSSLTAISSLKRDMDIVPNIEPPYTLGSYINDKENAMLENDNEPERKIRRKLSVSSVSQDPFNFEEWPEIENKGTILAEIKQINNKLLETSMVVVSESAQGTMVHCMFRNVCFRDLLGPRAGVSSEKMPEFVTQLLVPVSYPALAPKISNLCSNVLSEPWGKLYEKMVTRFDVALRGVVGQMMLGDIAQKWDASVRFVMTEFVQKMGGQSFSSIHGSWESCVHSSSGSN; this is encoded by the exons ATGAATACCGAAGGTAGTAGTAGTAATAGTGAACGCGCAATTATTGATGATCTGGATTTTGATATTGATGGGATTTTGGATAGCTGGATTGATGACCTTATGGATGATAACTGTGAGCTTGTGATGAGTTCTGG GGTGGAAACAATGACCATCAATCCAGGTCCTTGTCAGCCAATCATGTCCACTTTAAACAGCAACACAAATTTGAAAGGAGGTTCAGCAAATCAG TCGCAATATGGAATTGCGAAGGAGATGACGTCTATGAGCAGCTTGATTCCCAACTATTCAACATACATATCAG GTCAGGTCTTGTCCGCTGAACCTATATACTCATATGTCACTAATTCAGCTGCACATAATTCACAGTTAGGTAGAACAACAGCCTATTCCCAATATCACCATATACAGTCGACCCAGTCAAACCAAAATCCACCATCGCTGCAGCATGTCTTCAATAACAACTCTTCCCAGCAGCCACTAACACATGCATTAGCAGATCAATCAAACATCACTTTTAGTAACCAAAAGAATGAAATCCAATACCAAGTGGGGGCTCTACAAAATCCAACACTTCAAACTCAGCAAAACCCGAATCAACAACAGTTGCAGTTACAACAAGATACAGGGACTGCAG CTTCAGCCGGTTTTGTAGCTCCTACAGAACTATACCCTCCAGCTGCTTGGCGTGAGTATGCTTTAACACAG ATCCGACTGATGAAGGAAAAGTACTTTAGCGACCTACTGAAAATGCATAGAAAGGCCACACAGTTCCGTAATCAG GCAACACATGTGGAGGCATCAAAGGAGTACCAACGTGTCATAGTTTTTCTGGAAAAGATGCTAACTTTTTTGAGTATCTCTACAGATGAAGGTCTTCCTATAAATAACCAGAAAACTTACGGTTACATGACTCAAATAGCCAACTATGTGAAATATCATATGGACAAGAGTGTTGCTTCTTCTCAGCACCCTGAGCCGGGCGGTCACCCATCTAGAAGACATGTGCATCCTAATAGACGCAGAAAGTTGCTATACAACCCGCCACCAAATCCTTCTACAGGGGTTGTAAATTTGGATGACATGGCAAACTTTAATCAGAATTATCCATCAAGAAGACTACAAACTGGAAGAATGCCAAGTGTCCAAAACAATAGATCTTCTCAAATAGGTATAGATCAACAGCCTGTGAATAATCTGCAACGTATCGGTTCCTTCAAAGCTCCACAGCCAATTGGTTTGAACACATCACAACAGGTAAACTCAGGATCTAAGAATAGCAGTGTTAACGCGTCCGGCTTTCCTGTAGATTTACCTTCAAATACAACTGCCTCAAACTTTACATCTAGACCGCTCAACAACCAACCAGCAGCAGCCAATCAGAAgttaaatttagaaaaaatgaaGCAGCCAATGTACAAAACAGATGAGCCTAATGAGTCAAAAGGGGGTCAGGCCATGTCTCCTTTGGGTTCAAAATTGCTGAATCCGGGTCATTCTCCACAATTTTCTCGTCCATTGACTCAGAAGCCAATTAGTCAGCAAACAGCTTCTCCTCAATGGTCTTCTTGGCTGTCAACTGTTACATCGTCAGGATTTGATGTAAACCATGTGTTGTCACCAGAATCGATAGCACGTTCACCCTTCATACTTTCTTTTTCACCCAATACATCTGGTCAATCATCACTGTCAACTGCAGAGAGTAAAACACTAAAAACACCCGTGGATCCCCCTTGTAAGGAACAAGGCCAAGAAGAGGAAAAACCCAAAGATCCAATCCAACGTTTGGTGGATGCG GTAAAATCAATGTCTTCGAAAGCAATGAGATCTTCATTAACTGCCATCAGCTCACTCAAAAGAGATATGGATATAGTACCTAACATTGAACCTCCATATACCCTTGGCTCATACATAAATGACAAAGAGAATGCCATGTTAGAAAATGACAACGAGCCAGAAAGAAAAATCAGACGCAAACTAAGTGTTTCATCAGTGTCTCAAGATCCGTTTAATTTTGAGGAATGGCCTGAGATTGAG AACAAAGGGACAATATTGGCCGAGATCAAACAGATTAACAACAAGCTACTTGAGACATCCATGGTTGTAGTGTCAGAATCTGCTCAAGGAACCATGGTCCATTGCATGTTCAGGAATGTCTGTTTCCGTGATTTACTTGGTCCACGAGCTGGGGTTTCATCTGAAAAG ATGCCTGAGTTTGTGACACAGCTACTTGTTCCGGTTAGCTATCCAGCCTTGGCACCTAAAATCTCGAACTTGTGTTCTAATGTCTTGAG TGAACCGTGGGGGAAGCTCTATGAAAAGATGGTGACTCGATTTGATGTTGCACTTCGTGGGGTTGTTGGACAAATGATGCTTGGAGATATAGCACAGAAATGGGATGCCAGTGTGCGATTTGTGATGACTGAATTTGTGCAAAAAATGGGGGGACAAAGCTTCAGTTCGATACATGGAAGCTGGGAGAGTTGCGTACACAGTTCTTCTGGCTCTAACTAA
- the LOC122594554 gene encoding uncharacterized protein LOC122594554, translating to MAAKICCSLALMKISSSSSSSSSSHHYYLTSNSIFINNQFSRFLSSTSSSLSRHYKPLVFASYRFPRRSIQADDDSSRSSKFGEAVGLFNSREYYGCHDILEDIWNDSEDPAIRSLVHGILQCAVGFHHLFNQNHKGAMMEMGEGLCKLRKLNVDDGPFHQFERDMTAVLEFIYQTQLEFAACSDDMCVAMDQSETSYKLLGGYGAGQHLYWLEMDGSASLYIVFSPDRSNTSGDRPRVRLPILYATQEHLMELEHT from the exons atggCGGCTAAAATTTGCTGCTCACTCGCACTTATgaaaatatcatcatcatcatcatcatcatcatcatcacaccATTATTATCTCACATCAAATTccatattcatcaacaatcaaTTCTCCCGCTTCTTATCCTCAACATCTTCATCATTATCACGCCATTACAAGCCATTAGTATTCGCATCGTATCGTTTTCCACGACGTTCCATCCAAGCAGATGATGATAGTAGTAGAAGTAGTAAGTTCGGGGAAGCAGTGGGATTATTCAACAGCAGGGAATATTATGGGTGCCATGACATTCTAGAAGATATATGGAATGATTCTGAAGATCCTGCTATTCGATCACTTGTCCATGGGATTTTGCAATGTGCTGTTGGTTTTCATCATCTCTTCAATCAG AACCATAAAGGTGCAATGATGGAGATGGGAGAAGGATTATGCAAGTTGCGAAAATTAAATGTAGATGATGGGCCTTTTCATCAGTTTGAGAGGGACATGACTGCAGTTTTGGAATTCATATACCAAACACAGTTAGAGTTTGCTGCCT GTAGCGACGACATGTGTGTTGCTATGGATCAATCAGAGACTTCATACAAACTTCTTGGTGGTTATGGTGCTGGTCAGCATTTGTATTGGTTAGAAATGGATGGGTCTGCgagtttatatattgttttttccCCTGATAGATCGAATACTAGCGGTGACCGACCAAGGGTAAGACTTCCGATTCTTTACGCTACTCAAGAACATCTTATGGAGCTGGAGCATACTTGA